Below is a window of Camelina sativa cultivar DH55 chromosome 11, Cs, whole genome shotgun sequence DNA.
AATGTTGCAAAACTGCTTATATATAGAATTCTAGCAAGTCTCGGGTTAGGAACATCAAAGAATGTTTTGATGCGTTCAAGCCATCGCTTTGGTGGACTACTGGCGGCCTTGTTTGGCATTTGGACCATgtcctctctttttcttttgagtgAAACTGTGAAAGAGATGGGAGTAAAGTcgtttaagcttttttttttactactaatATACATTTGTTTTCCCTAATTCTTTGTTAAAGTTGTTAAGATTTTGCGATATAATTGTTGaggttttgattttcaaaattgtaataaaaataaataataattcaactatatttattaattacaaGAAACATCGAACCAAGTCAAAACAGTACTACTAAACATTTGCATTAAGGGAAATATGGACAATAAAACACAGTAACGACCCTGCCTAGCTTCATTCTTTCATTCGACCTTTGATCCTAATTGTTAAAACTAAAACGACAAAAGGCAAAAGcgatgatgaagagagagagagcaatacTTGATATACTGTATAGTGGCTACTGACTGGCCCATAAATTTAGGCTACTTGATAGTGATGTAGCGGTTTGTGCCGTGCCTAGCCCAGTAGTCCTTGAGATCAACCAGAGAAGAAAGATCGTGCCCTTGGCCAGCTAAACGGCTAAGTAACCTAGAGAAGACACCTCCGCTCATTTTCCTACCGCCTATTCGAGAATGCCGCTTGTTTGGCATCTGAAGGAGTGGATACTGAGACAAAGTGGTCGTGCAGCAAGATGATTGCCACCCGCCATGTCCCCATTTGTAACACTGACGAGCAGTCCCAGTGCAAGTGCACATGGGCACTGGCATTGTCGTCTCATCGAATGTGACTAGGTTTAAACCGACATCGTTACTGTCCCAATCTTTTCTGCTTTTCATTCCCGGAGACGCAGCTTGACGGTTCAGATCCTCTCCCACTTTCTTTGCCTTTGATCTTGCTCCCTGCttgctctctttcttccttttggtCGTTCTCGTGTTGGCCGCTTCAGGTGTAATAGGGGAAAGGGATGGTAAGTGGCTTTCTTCTTCAGTTTGGGAACCACCACGATTGTTTTCACGGTATTGAAGAGCATTTAAAGCACTTTCTCTCTCCATGATGGCAGTATCTCTTTCAGAGAGAGCTTTGTCCCGCTGCTCAAGTGCTTCATCACGAGCGGCTAATGCTTCCTTCTTAGCTGCTACCGCTTCGTTTTTTTCCTTGACAGCTGTGTCCCTCTCGGCAAGAATGGACATGATCTTCTTATTCATCACCAATGCATTGTGCTGCTCCTTTATCTGATGCTGAGGCGTCATATTCCACTGTACACACAGAGTTTGTGCTTAGCTTAAAAGAGAGGTTATAGTATACTGTGATGTGAATCAAGTGTTTCGTCTATAGAGTGGGCCGAATGATGGcccaaataataaaatgggtCGAATACGGGTAAAACCCGGATTGAGATCCCGACGTGTGCGCTTCGTTGTTGTAatatatatcaatcaaatcAGATTAGCCTTACGGAAAAACTCTGATCCTTTTAGTAAATTCAACGGGGAGAGAGATCTGAGttctgagagagagatcagattCCATCGTCGAACGAACGAAGATCTTAAGATCCAGAATCGCCTGAGAGATGTCTACCTTTAGTGGCGATGAGACCGCTCCTTTCTTCGGCTTCCTCGGCGCTGCTGCTGCCCTCGTCTTCTCCTGTAATTTCCTCcttactctctcttctcttataTCTCGCTCTGAATCCTTCGCTGATCTcgtttgtgtttgttggttttgCGCTTTAGATCGGCCTTGAATAGTTCACCGATCTGCTTTGTCCCTGATTATATTTCTTATGTAATTGCTCTGAAATTGATATACTAAGACCTTtatttcccccccccccctgGATTTGATTTGGCTTAGCAGCGATACTTCTCACTGAACTATACTTGTATCCGTTTAGAAAATTCTAGTATTATCATCAGCAGATCAGATTCCTATAGT
It encodes the following:
- the LOC104727474 gene encoding protein BASIC PENTACYSTEINE5-like — its product is MESDLSLRTQISLPVEFTKRIRWNMTPQHQIKEQHNALVMNKKIMSILAERDTAVKEKNEAVAAKKEALAARDEALEQRDKALSERDTAIMERESALNALQYRENNRGGSQTEEESHLPSLSPITPEAANTRTTKRKKESKQGARSKAKKVGEDLNRQAASPGMKSRKDWDSNDVGLNLVTFDETTMPVPMCTCTGTARQCYKWGHGGWQSSCCTTTLSQYPLLQMPNKRHSRIGGRKMSGGVFSRLLSRLAGQGHDLSSLVDLKDYWARHGTNRYITIK